A single window of Oreochromis aureus strain Israel breed Guangdong linkage group 7, ZZ_aureus, whole genome shotgun sequence DNA harbors:
- the ppp6r2b gene encoding serine/threonine-protein phosphatase 6 regulatory subunit 2 isoform X3 gives MAQSRVYATVTSVMFWKFDLHTSSHLEALLDKEDVTLTELMDEEDVLQECKAQNRRLLVFLCQDQSMQELVRLITTEPPTGVEETKRFKYPNIACELLTSDVGVINDKLGNEEPLLESLYAFLEQPSPLNPLLASFFSKTIGNLITRKTEQVISFLQKKDGFLSLVLKHIDTSAMMDVLLRLISCVEPPPLRLETLTWLNEQKLAQRLIELIHPERDEERQSNASQTLCDIIRLSRDQASQLQEISQPDPLLTVLESQECVEQLLQNMFSGERTESCIVNGIQVLLTLLEIRRPVVDGVMDAQGFERSYTVNSSILLAIQPHLIHFHQLLLEPPKREPMLTTLGVLEEPLGNTRLHVARLVASLLYTSSASHAVVAQELCRLNTLNLLLDLFFKYTWNNFLHLQVELCVAAIVRPCAHEMRLQPGLVTQEKVKPHPDASPEQELNETPTSELSDISENSAHNLMVTHLFQHCHLVQRILEAWEENDKIQSDRGMRRGYMGHLTRIANTVVHNLEKGPVHTQISSLIAELPEDYRGRWETFVDQTLSETNRKNTIDLVGTGNPRPSSEDDMESPFPKELTIQQAFSDYQIQQMTANFVDQFGFNDEEFTDHDDSIGATFDRIAEININIDAGHDSANTAVFEACSKERIQPFDDDEEDIWEEKEINYATQAKSRNRFGGSQSSQSQATSKTCDMTETCESSSRAADSDSDEGEDPKYDLDPFASPDQTEATASTGWVADFGEVNSKAPAAGAGFSAWDTPVSQPAATEAEEKGWAKFTDFQPFCCSSETGPRCSSPVDSELSGSDIPKPNQNPCVWSVCVARKAPLVASDSSSSSSSDSDEEEGKTESTSSETVTTETITTGAGKETIRLTVDAKNERAVFSRVFRPAVRRDVPVEGLANDKESGKGEKGKQHGNSSSPVTADSANQAAAVTQQSDAVPR, from the exons ATGGCTCAAAG CAGAGTGTATGCTACGGTGACGTCAGTCATGTTTTGGAAGTTTGATTTGCACACATCTTCTCATCTGGAGGCTTTACTGGACAAGGAGGATGTCACTCTCACTGAGCTCATGGATGAGGAGGATGTGCTGCAGGAGTGCAAGGCCCAAAACAGGAG GCTTCTTGTGTTCTTGTGCCAAGACCAGAGCATGCAGGAGCTGGTTCGACTGATTACTACAGAGCCTCCTACTGGTGTAGAGGAGACAAAGCGCTTCAA GTATCCAAATATAGCATGTGAGCTGCTGACAAGCGATGTGGGAGTGATCAATGATAAGCTGGGTAATGAGGAGCCACTGCTGGAAAGCCTGTATGCCTTCCTGGAGCAGCCATCCCCACTTAACCCCCTCCTGGCGTCCTTCTTTAGCAAAACTATTGGGAACCTCATCACACGGAAGACTGAGCAG GTGATCAGTTTCCTGCAAAAGAAGGATGGATTTCTTTCCTTGGTCCTGAAGCATATTGACACGTCAGCCATGATGGATGTGCTCCTACGCCTTATCAGCTGTGTGGAGCCACCGCCTCTACGACTGGAGACACTTACT TGGCTGAATGAACAAAAACTGGCCCAGAGACTCATAGAGCTCATTCACCCTGAGAGGGATGAAGAG AGGCAGTCAAATGCATCGCAGACTTTGTGTGATATCATTCGTCTGAGCAGAGACCAGGCCAGTCAGCTCCAAGAGATTTCACAGCCTGACCCACTGCTGACTGTGCTTGAATC GCAGGAGTGCGTCGAGCAGTTATTGCAGAATATGTTCTCAGGAGAGAGAACTGAGAGCTGTATCGTCAACGGGATTCAGGTTCTTCTGACCTTACTGGAGATCAGGAGGCCTGT GGTGGATGGTGTAATGGATGCTCAGGGATTTGAGAGAAGCTACACTGTTAACAGCAGTATTTTGTTGGCCATCCAGCCACACTTGATACACTTCCACCAGCTACTTCTGGAGCCACCCAAG CGAGAGCCTATGCTGACGACTTTGGGTGTGCTGGAGGAACCGCTGGGGAACACGCGTCTGCACGTAGCCAGACTAGTGGCTTCTCTGCTTTATACCAGCTCTGCTAGCCATGCAGTCGTAGCACAGGAACTCTGCAGACTCAATACGCTGAACCTCCTTCTG GACCTGTTCTTCAAGTACACCTGGAACAACTTTCTGCATCTCCAAGTGGAGCTTTGTGTTGCTGCTATCGTCCGGCCCTGTGCCCACGAAATGAGACTTCAGCCTGGCTTGGTTACCCAGGAAAAAGTCAAGCCTCATCCAGATGCATCACCAGAACAGGAGTTGAATGAGACCCCGACTTCTGAACTATCAGACATATCTGAAAACTCTGCTCATAACCTAATGGTGACTCAT TTGTTTCAGCACTGCCACCTTGTCCAAAGGATTCTAGAGGCTTGGGAAGAAAATGATAAAATTCA GTCAGATCGTGGTATGAGACGAGGCTACATGGGGCATCTGACCAGGATCGCCAACACAGTGGTGCACAATCTGGAGAAAGGCCCAGTTCACACCCAGATCAGTAGCCTCATTgcag AGCTGCCAGAGGACTACAGAGGGCGCTGGGAAACCTTTGTAGATCAAACGCTGTCTGAGACCAACAGGAAGAACACCATAGACCTG GTTGGCACTGGGAACCCTCGTCCTTCCTCAGAGGATGATATGGAAAGCCCCTTCCCCAAAGAACTGACAATACAGCAg GCCTTTTCAGACTACCAGATCCAGCAGATGACAGCTAACTTTGTGGATCAGTTTGGCTTCAATGATGAGGAGTTCACTGATCATGATGACAGCATTGG GGCAACTTTTGATCGGATTGCAGAGATTAATATCAATATTGATGCTGGCCATGACAGt gCTAACACAGCTGTATTTGAGGCTTGTTCCAAAGAGAGGATTCAGCCCTTTGATGATGACGAGGAGGACATCTGGGAGGAGAAGGAGATTAACTATGCAACACAAGCCAAGTCCCGGAACAG GTTTGGTGGGTCACAGTCCTCCCAAAGCCAAGCAACCAGTAAGACCTGTGACATGACAGAAACTTGTGAGAGCTCCAGCAGAGCAGCAGACTCAGACTCTGACGAAGGAGAAGACCCTAAATATGATCTGGACCCTTTCGCAAGTCCAGACCAGACCGAGGCAACTGCGA gcaCTGGATGGGTAGCAGACTTTGGAGAAGTGAATTCAAAGGCTCCTGCAGCAGGAGCGGGCTTCTCAGCCTGGGACACTCCAGTGTCTCAGCCAGCTGCAACAGAGGCTGAGGAGAAGGGATGGGCCAAGTTCACGGACTTTCAGCCTTTTTGCTG CAGCTCTGAAACAGGCCCAAGATGCAGCTCTCCTGTGGACTCAGAGCTCAGTGGATCAGACATccccaaaccaaaccaaaacc CATGTGTGTGGAGTGTTTGCGTGGCAAGGAAAGCACCACTAGTGGCATCAGACAGCTCCTCCTCCAGCAGCTCCGACAGCGATGAGGAAGAAGGAAAGACAGAGTCCACATCCAGTGAGACGGTCACCACAGAGACCATCACCACAGGTGCCGGCAAGGAGACCATCCGGCTCACCGTTGACGCCAAAAATGAGAGGGCAGTCTTCAGCAG
- the ppp6r2b gene encoding serine/threonine-protein phosphatase 6 regulatory subunit 2 isoform X1 translates to MAQSRVYATVTSVMFWKFDLHTSSHLEALLDKEDVTLTELMDEEDVLQECKAQNRRLLVFLCQDQSMQELVRLITTEPPTGVEETKRFKYPNIACELLTSDVGVINDKLGNEEPLLESLYAFLEQPSPLNPLLASFFSKTIGNLITRKTEQVISFLQKKDGFLSLVLKHIDTSAMMDVLLRLISCVEPPPLRLETLTWLNEQKLAQRLIELIHPERDEERQSNASQTLCDIIRLSRDQASQLQEISQPDPLLTVLESQECVEQLLQNMFSGERTESCIVNGIQVLLTLLEIRRPVVDGVMDAQGFERSYTVNSSILLAIQPHLIHFHQLLLEPPKREPMLTTLGVLEEPLGNTRLHVARLVASLLYTSSASHAVVAQELCRLNTLNLLLDLFFKYTWNNFLHLQVELCVAAIVRPCAHEMRLQPGLVTQEKVKPHPDASPEQELNETPTSELSDISENSAHNLMVTHLFQHCHLVQRILEAWEENDKIQSDRGMRRGYMGHLTRIANTVVHNLEKGPVHTQISSLIAELPEDYRGRWETFVDQTLSETNRKNTIDLVGTGNPRPSSEDDMESPFPKELTIQQAFSDYQIQQMTANFVDQFGFNDEEFTDHDDSIGATFDRIAEININIDAGHDSANTAVFEACSKERIQPFDDDEEDIWEEKEINYATQAKSRNRFGGSQSSQSQATSKTCDMTETCESSSRAADSDSDEGEDPKYDLDPFASPDQTEATASTGWVADFGEVNSKAPAAGAGFSAWDTPVSQPAATEAEEKGWAKFTDFQPFCCSSETGPRCSSPVDSELSGSDIPKPNQNPCVWSVCVARKAPLVASDSSSSSSSDSDEEEGKTESTSSETVTTETITTGAGKETIRLTVDAKNERAVFSRVFRPAVRRDVPVEGLANDKESGKGEKGKQHGNSSSPVTADSANQAAAVTQAMQSPANGPA, encoded by the exons ATGGCTCAAAG CAGAGTGTATGCTACGGTGACGTCAGTCATGTTTTGGAAGTTTGATTTGCACACATCTTCTCATCTGGAGGCTTTACTGGACAAGGAGGATGTCACTCTCACTGAGCTCATGGATGAGGAGGATGTGCTGCAGGAGTGCAAGGCCCAAAACAGGAG GCTTCTTGTGTTCTTGTGCCAAGACCAGAGCATGCAGGAGCTGGTTCGACTGATTACTACAGAGCCTCCTACTGGTGTAGAGGAGACAAAGCGCTTCAA GTATCCAAATATAGCATGTGAGCTGCTGACAAGCGATGTGGGAGTGATCAATGATAAGCTGGGTAATGAGGAGCCACTGCTGGAAAGCCTGTATGCCTTCCTGGAGCAGCCATCCCCACTTAACCCCCTCCTGGCGTCCTTCTTTAGCAAAACTATTGGGAACCTCATCACACGGAAGACTGAGCAG GTGATCAGTTTCCTGCAAAAGAAGGATGGATTTCTTTCCTTGGTCCTGAAGCATATTGACACGTCAGCCATGATGGATGTGCTCCTACGCCTTATCAGCTGTGTGGAGCCACCGCCTCTACGACTGGAGACACTTACT TGGCTGAATGAACAAAAACTGGCCCAGAGACTCATAGAGCTCATTCACCCTGAGAGGGATGAAGAG AGGCAGTCAAATGCATCGCAGACTTTGTGTGATATCATTCGTCTGAGCAGAGACCAGGCCAGTCAGCTCCAAGAGATTTCACAGCCTGACCCACTGCTGACTGTGCTTGAATC GCAGGAGTGCGTCGAGCAGTTATTGCAGAATATGTTCTCAGGAGAGAGAACTGAGAGCTGTATCGTCAACGGGATTCAGGTTCTTCTGACCTTACTGGAGATCAGGAGGCCTGT GGTGGATGGTGTAATGGATGCTCAGGGATTTGAGAGAAGCTACACTGTTAACAGCAGTATTTTGTTGGCCATCCAGCCACACTTGATACACTTCCACCAGCTACTTCTGGAGCCACCCAAG CGAGAGCCTATGCTGACGACTTTGGGTGTGCTGGAGGAACCGCTGGGGAACACGCGTCTGCACGTAGCCAGACTAGTGGCTTCTCTGCTTTATACCAGCTCTGCTAGCCATGCAGTCGTAGCACAGGAACTCTGCAGACTCAATACGCTGAACCTCCTTCTG GACCTGTTCTTCAAGTACACCTGGAACAACTTTCTGCATCTCCAAGTGGAGCTTTGTGTTGCTGCTATCGTCCGGCCCTGTGCCCACGAAATGAGACTTCAGCCTGGCTTGGTTACCCAGGAAAAAGTCAAGCCTCATCCAGATGCATCACCAGAACAGGAGTTGAATGAGACCCCGACTTCTGAACTATCAGACATATCTGAAAACTCTGCTCATAACCTAATGGTGACTCAT TTGTTTCAGCACTGCCACCTTGTCCAAAGGATTCTAGAGGCTTGGGAAGAAAATGATAAAATTCA GTCAGATCGTGGTATGAGACGAGGCTACATGGGGCATCTGACCAGGATCGCCAACACAGTGGTGCACAATCTGGAGAAAGGCCCAGTTCACACCCAGATCAGTAGCCTCATTgcag AGCTGCCAGAGGACTACAGAGGGCGCTGGGAAACCTTTGTAGATCAAACGCTGTCTGAGACCAACAGGAAGAACACCATAGACCTG GTTGGCACTGGGAACCCTCGTCCTTCCTCAGAGGATGATATGGAAAGCCCCTTCCCCAAAGAACTGACAATACAGCAg GCCTTTTCAGACTACCAGATCCAGCAGATGACAGCTAACTTTGTGGATCAGTTTGGCTTCAATGATGAGGAGTTCACTGATCATGATGACAGCATTGG GGCAACTTTTGATCGGATTGCAGAGATTAATATCAATATTGATGCTGGCCATGACAGt gCTAACACAGCTGTATTTGAGGCTTGTTCCAAAGAGAGGATTCAGCCCTTTGATGATGACGAGGAGGACATCTGGGAGGAGAAGGAGATTAACTATGCAACACAAGCCAAGTCCCGGAACAG GTTTGGTGGGTCACAGTCCTCCCAAAGCCAAGCAACCAGTAAGACCTGTGACATGACAGAAACTTGTGAGAGCTCCAGCAGAGCAGCAGACTCAGACTCTGACGAAGGAGAAGACCCTAAATATGATCTGGACCCTTTCGCAAGTCCAGACCAGACCGAGGCAACTGCGA gcaCTGGATGGGTAGCAGACTTTGGAGAAGTGAATTCAAAGGCTCCTGCAGCAGGAGCGGGCTTCTCAGCCTGGGACACTCCAGTGTCTCAGCCAGCTGCAACAGAGGCTGAGGAGAAGGGATGGGCCAAGTTCACGGACTTTCAGCCTTTTTGCTG CAGCTCTGAAACAGGCCCAAGATGCAGCTCTCCTGTGGACTCAGAGCTCAGTGGATCAGACATccccaaaccaaaccaaaacc CATGTGTGTGGAGTGTTTGCGTGGCAAGGAAAGCACCACTAGTGGCATCAGACAGCTCCTCCTCCAGCAGCTCCGACAGCGATGAGGAAGAAGGAAAGACAGAGTCCACATCCAGTGAGACGGTCACCACAGAGACCATCACCACAGGTGCCGGCAAGGAGACCATCCGGCTCACCGTTGACGCCAAAAATGAGAGGGCAGTCTTCAGCAG
- the ppp6r2b gene encoding serine/threonine-protein phosphatase 6 regulatory subunit 2 isoform X4, which yields MAQSRVYATVTSVMFWKFDLHTSSHLEALLDKEDVTLTELMDEEDVLQECKAQNRRLLVFLCQDQSMQELVRLITTEPPTGVEETKRFKYPNIACELLTSDVGVINDKLGNEEPLLESLYAFLEQPSPLNPLLASFFSKTIGNLITRKTEQVISFLQKKDGFLSLVLKHIDTSAMMDVLLRLISCVEPPPLRLETLTWLNEQKLAQRLIELIHPERDEERQSNASQTLCDIIRLSRDQASQLQEISQPDPLLTVLESQECVEQLLQNMFSGERTESCIVNGIQVLLTLLEIRRPVVDGVMDAQGFERSYTVNSSILLAIQPHLIHFHQLLLEPPKREPMLTTLGVLEEPLGNTRLHVARLVASLLYTSSASHAVVAQELCRLNTLNLLLDLFFKYTWNNFLHLQVELCVAAIVRPCAHEMRLQPGLVTQEKVKPHPDASPEQELNETPTSELSDISENSAHNLMVTHLFQHCHLVQRILEAWEENDKIQSDRGMRRGYMGHLTRIANTVVHNLEKGPVHTQISSLIAELPEDYRGRWETFVDQTLSETNRKNTIDLVGTGNPRPSSEDDMESPFPKELTIQQAFSDYQIQQMTANFVDQFGFNDEEFTDHDDSIGATFDRIAEININIDAGHDSANTAVFEACSKERIQPFDDDEEDIWEEKEINYATQAKSRNRFGGSQSSQSQATSKTCDMTETCESSSRAADSDSDEGEDPKYDLDPFASPDQTEATASTGWVADFGEVNSKAPAAGAGFSAWDTPVSQPAATEAEEKGWAKFTDFQPFCCSSETGPRCSSPVDSELSGSDIPKPNQNPCVWSVCVARKAPLVASDSSSSSSSDSDEEEGKTESTSSETVTTETITTGAGKETIRLTVDAKNERAVFSSDVPVEGLANDKESGKGEKGKQHGNSSSPVTADSANQAAAVTQAMQSPANGPA from the exons ATGGCTCAAAG CAGAGTGTATGCTACGGTGACGTCAGTCATGTTTTGGAAGTTTGATTTGCACACATCTTCTCATCTGGAGGCTTTACTGGACAAGGAGGATGTCACTCTCACTGAGCTCATGGATGAGGAGGATGTGCTGCAGGAGTGCAAGGCCCAAAACAGGAG GCTTCTTGTGTTCTTGTGCCAAGACCAGAGCATGCAGGAGCTGGTTCGACTGATTACTACAGAGCCTCCTACTGGTGTAGAGGAGACAAAGCGCTTCAA GTATCCAAATATAGCATGTGAGCTGCTGACAAGCGATGTGGGAGTGATCAATGATAAGCTGGGTAATGAGGAGCCACTGCTGGAAAGCCTGTATGCCTTCCTGGAGCAGCCATCCCCACTTAACCCCCTCCTGGCGTCCTTCTTTAGCAAAACTATTGGGAACCTCATCACACGGAAGACTGAGCAG GTGATCAGTTTCCTGCAAAAGAAGGATGGATTTCTTTCCTTGGTCCTGAAGCATATTGACACGTCAGCCATGATGGATGTGCTCCTACGCCTTATCAGCTGTGTGGAGCCACCGCCTCTACGACTGGAGACACTTACT TGGCTGAATGAACAAAAACTGGCCCAGAGACTCATAGAGCTCATTCACCCTGAGAGGGATGAAGAG AGGCAGTCAAATGCATCGCAGACTTTGTGTGATATCATTCGTCTGAGCAGAGACCAGGCCAGTCAGCTCCAAGAGATTTCACAGCCTGACCCACTGCTGACTGTGCTTGAATC GCAGGAGTGCGTCGAGCAGTTATTGCAGAATATGTTCTCAGGAGAGAGAACTGAGAGCTGTATCGTCAACGGGATTCAGGTTCTTCTGACCTTACTGGAGATCAGGAGGCCTGT GGTGGATGGTGTAATGGATGCTCAGGGATTTGAGAGAAGCTACACTGTTAACAGCAGTATTTTGTTGGCCATCCAGCCACACTTGATACACTTCCACCAGCTACTTCTGGAGCCACCCAAG CGAGAGCCTATGCTGACGACTTTGGGTGTGCTGGAGGAACCGCTGGGGAACACGCGTCTGCACGTAGCCAGACTAGTGGCTTCTCTGCTTTATACCAGCTCTGCTAGCCATGCAGTCGTAGCACAGGAACTCTGCAGACTCAATACGCTGAACCTCCTTCTG GACCTGTTCTTCAAGTACACCTGGAACAACTTTCTGCATCTCCAAGTGGAGCTTTGTGTTGCTGCTATCGTCCGGCCCTGTGCCCACGAAATGAGACTTCAGCCTGGCTTGGTTACCCAGGAAAAAGTCAAGCCTCATCCAGATGCATCACCAGAACAGGAGTTGAATGAGACCCCGACTTCTGAACTATCAGACATATCTGAAAACTCTGCTCATAACCTAATGGTGACTCAT TTGTTTCAGCACTGCCACCTTGTCCAAAGGATTCTAGAGGCTTGGGAAGAAAATGATAAAATTCA GTCAGATCGTGGTATGAGACGAGGCTACATGGGGCATCTGACCAGGATCGCCAACACAGTGGTGCACAATCTGGAGAAAGGCCCAGTTCACACCCAGATCAGTAGCCTCATTgcag AGCTGCCAGAGGACTACAGAGGGCGCTGGGAAACCTTTGTAGATCAAACGCTGTCTGAGACCAACAGGAAGAACACCATAGACCTG GTTGGCACTGGGAACCCTCGTCCTTCCTCAGAGGATGATATGGAAAGCCCCTTCCCCAAAGAACTGACAATACAGCAg GCCTTTTCAGACTACCAGATCCAGCAGATGACAGCTAACTTTGTGGATCAGTTTGGCTTCAATGATGAGGAGTTCACTGATCATGATGACAGCATTGG GGCAACTTTTGATCGGATTGCAGAGATTAATATCAATATTGATGCTGGCCATGACAGt gCTAACACAGCTGTATTTGAGGCTTGTTCCAAAGAGAGGATTCAGCCCTTTGATGATGACGAGGAGGACATCTGGGAGGAGAAGGAGATTAACTATGCAACACAAGCCAAGTCCCGGAACAG GTTTGGTGGGTCACAGTCCTCCCAAAGCCAAGCAACCAGTAAGACCTGTGACATGACAGAAACTTGTGAGAGCTCCAGCAGAGCAGCAGACTCAGACTCTGACGAAGGAGAAGACCCTAAATATGATCTGGACCCTTTCGCAAGTCCAGACCAGACCGAGGCAACTGCGA gcaCTGGATGGGTAGCAGACTTTGGAGAAGTGAATTCAAAGGCTCCTGCAGCAGGAGCGGGCTTCTCAGCCTGGGACACTCCAGTGTCTCAGCCAGCTGCAACAGAGGCTGAGGAGAAGGGATGGGCCAAGTTCACGGACTTTCAGCCTTTTTGCTG CAGCTCTGAAACAGGCCCAAGATGCAGCTCTCCTGTGGACTCAGAGCTCAGTGGATCAGACATccccaaaccaaaccaaaacc CATGTGTGTGGAGTGTTTGCGTGGCAAGGAAAGCACCACTAGTGGCATCAGACAGCTCCTCCTCCAGCAGCTCCGACAGCGATGAGGAAGAAGGAAAGACAGAGTCCACATCCAGTGAGACGGTCACCACAGAGACCATCACCACAGGTGCCGGCAAGGAGACCATCCGGCTCACCGTTGACGCCAAAAATGAGAGGGCAGTCTTCAGCAG
- the ppp6r2b gene encoding serine/threonine-protein phosphatase 6 regulatory subunit 2 isoform X2: protein MAQSRVYATVTSVMFWKFDLHTSSHLEALLDKEDVTLTELMDEEDVLQECKAQNRRLLVFLCQDQSMQELVRLITTEPPTGVEETKRFKYPNIACELLTSDVGVINDKLGNEEPLLESLYAFLEQPSPLNPLLASFFSKTIGNLITRKTEQVISFLQKKDGFLSLVLKHIDTSAMMDVLLRLISCVEPPPLRLETLTWLNEQKLAQRLIELIHPERDEERQSNASQTLCDIIRLSRDQASQLQEISQPDPLLTVLESQECVEQLLQNMFSGERTESCIVNGIQVLLTLLEIRRPVVDGVMDAQGFERSYTVNSSILLAIQPHLIHFHQLLLEPPKREPMLTTLGVLEEPLGNTRLHVARLVASLLYTSSASHAVVAQELCRLNTLNLLLDLFFKYTWNNFLHLQVELCVAAIVRPCAHEMRLQPGLVTQEKVKPHPDASPEQELNETPTSELSDISENSAHNLMVTHLFQHCHLVQRILEAWEENDKIQSDRGMRRGYMGHLTRIANTVVHNLEKGPVHTQISSLIAELPEDYRGRWETFVDQTLSETNRKNTIDLVGTGNPRPSSEDDMESPFPKELTIQQAFSDYQIQQMTANFVDQFGFNDEEFTDHDDSIGATFDRIAEININIDAGHDSANTAVFEACSKERIQPFDDDEEDIWEEKEINYATQAKSRNRFGGSQSSQSQATSKTCDMTETCESSSRAADSDSDEGEDPKYDLDPFASPDQTEATASTGWVADFGEVNSKAPAAGAGFSAWDTPVSQPAATEAEEKGWAKFTDFQPFCCSETGPRCSSPVDSELSGSDIPKPNQNPCVWSVCVARKAPLVASDSSSSSSSDSDEEEGKTESTSSETVTTETITTGAGKETIRLTVDAKNERAVFSRVFRPAVRRDVPVEGLANDKESGKGEKGKQHGNSSSPVTADSANQAAAVTQAMQSPANGPA, encoded by the exons ATGGCTCAAAG CAGAGTGTATGCTACGGTGACGTCAGTCATGTTTTGGAAGTTTGATTTGCACACATCTTCTCATCTGGAGGCTTTACTGGACAAGGAGGATGTCACTCTCACTGAGCTCATGGATGAGGAGGATGTGCTGCAGGAGTGCAAGGCCCAAAACAGGAG GCTTCTTGTGTTCTTGTGCCAAGACCAGAGCATGCAGGAGCTGGTTCGACTGATTACTACAGAGCCTCCTACTGGTGTAGAGGAGACAAAGCGCTTCAA GTATCCAAATATAGCATGTGAGCTGCTGACAAGCGATGTGGGAGTGATCAATGATAAGCTGGGTAATGAGGAGCCACTGCTGGAAAGCCTGTATGCCTTCCTGGAGCAGCCATCCCCACTTAACCCCCTCCTGGCGTCCTTCTTTAGCAAAACTATTGGGAACCTCATCACACGGAAGACTGAGCAG GTGATCAGTTTCCTGCAAAAGAAGGATGGATTTCTTTCCTTGGTCCTGAAGCATATTGACACGTCAGCCATGATGGATGTGCTCCTACGCCTTATCAGCTGTGTGGAGCCACCGCCTCTACGACTGGAGACACTTACT TGGCTGAATGAACAAAAACTGGCCCAGAGACTCATAGAGCTCATTCACCCTGAGAGGGATGAAGAG AGGCAGTCAAATGCATCGCAGACTTTGTGTGATATCATTCGTCTGAGCAGAGACCAGGCCAGTCAGCTCCAAGAGATTTCACAGCCTGACCCACTGCTGACTGTGCTTGAATC GCAGGAGTGCGTCGAGCAGTTATTGCAGAATATGTTCTCAGGAGAGAGAACTGAGAGCTGTATCGTCAACGGGATTCAGGTTCTTCTGACCTTACTGGAGATCAGGAGGCCTGT GGTGGATGGTGTAATGGATGCTCAGGGATTTGAGAGAAGCTACACTGTTAACAGCAGTATTTTGTTGGCCATCCAGCCACACTTGATACACTTCCACCAGCTACTTCTGGAGCCACCCAAG CGAGAGCCTATGCTGACGACTTTGGGTGTGCTGGAGGAACCGCTGGGGAACACGCGTCTGCACGTAGCCAGACTAGTGGCTTCTCTGCTTTATACCAGCTCTGCTAGCCATGCAGTCGTAGCACAGGAACTCTGCAGACTCAATACGCTGAACCTCCTTCTG GACCTGTTCTTCAAGTACACCTGGAACAACTTTCTGCATCTCCAAGTGGAGCTTTGTGTTGCTGCTATCGTCCGGCCCTGTGCCCACGAAATGAGACTTCAGCCTGGCTTGGTTACCCAGGAAAAAGTCAAGCCTCATCCAGATGCATCACCAGAACAGGAGTTGAATGAGACCCCGACTTCTGAACTATCAGACATATCTGAAAACTCTGCTCATAACCTAATGGTGACTCAT TTGTTTCAGCACTGCCACCTTGTCCAAAGGATTCTAGAGGCTTGGGAAGAAAATGATAAAATTCA GTCAGATCGTGGTATGAGACGAGGCTACATGGGGCATCTGACCAGGATCGCCAACACAGTGGTGCACAATCTGGAGAAAGGCCCAGTTCACACCCAGATCAGTAGCCTCATTgcag AGCTGCCAGAGGACTACAGAGGGCGCTGGGAAACCTTTGTAGATCAAACGCTGTCTGAGACCAACAGGAAGAACACCATAGACCTG GTTGGCACTGGGAACCCTCGTCCTTCCTCAGAGGATGATATGGAAAGCCCCTTCCCCAAAGAACTGACAATACAGCAg GCCTTTTCAGACTACCAGATCCAGCAGATGACAGCTAACTTTGTGGATCAGTTTGGCTTCAATGATGAGGAGTTCACTGATCATGATGACAGCATTGG GGCAACTTTTGATCGGATTGCAGAGATTAATATCAATATTGATGCTGGCCATGACAGt gCTAACACAGCTGTATTTGAGGCTTGTTCCAAAGAGAGGATTCAGCCCTTTGATGATGACGAGGAGGACATCTGGGAGGAGAAGGAGATTAACTATGCAACACAAGCCAAGTCCCGGAACAG GTTTGGTGGGTCACAGTCCTCCCAAAGCCAAGCAACCAGTAAGACCTGTGACATGACAGAAACTTGTGAGAGCTCCAGCAGAGCAGCAGACTCAGACTCTGACGAAGGAGAAGACCCTAAATATGATCTGGACCCTTTCGCAAGTCCAGACCAGACCGAGGCAACTGCGA gcaCTGGATGGGTAGCAGACTTTGGAGAAGTGAATTCAAAGGCTCCTGCAGCAGGAGCGGGCTTCTCAGCCTGGGACACTCCAGTGTCTCAGCCAGCTGCAACAGAGGCTGAGGAGAAGGGATGGGCCAAGTTCACGGACTTTCAGCCTTTTTGCTG CTCTGAAACAGGCCCAAGATGCAGCTCTCCTGTGGACTCAGAGCTCAGTGGATCAGACATccccaaaccaaaccaaaacc CATGTGTGTGGAGTGTTTGCGTGGCAAGGAAAGCACCACTAGTGGCATCAGACAGCTCCTCCTCCAGCAGCTCCGACAGCGATGAGGAAGAAGGAAAGACAGAGTCCACATCCAGTGAGACGGTCACCACAGAGACCATCACCACAGGTGCCGGCAAGGAGACCATCCGGCTCACCGTTGACGCCAAAAATGAGAGGGCAGTCTTCAGCAG